Proteins from one Nodularia sp. LEGE 06071 genomic window:
- a CDS encoding alanine-zipper protein: MTSCSQISAELAALSAQISALDDKFILKTEKQGIIDSSVQTSKAAIIPQIPNIAGAIAATVFGQKISPFNIRLGNNEKLTGDALNKAKQGLEKAFQAADAAKTAGQVAGEAKGLSLSALAKILSITLQIANILATIATFLTLKARIDALENYTDSLANQISKAFGQILTATSKANQANSKADANTAKISNINATISGLKAQVSSAINSANNAIAKANQSISKADNALSTANTASSKADNALSTANTASSKADNALSTANTASSKADNALGTANTASSKADNALGTANTASSKADNALGTANTASSKANSAASNAFASLTMAGSAIGIAQTVAGGLSALTQEVGTVEGVALEALALAKQKQPITDISQQFDQFVQQNNQKLGVQDLKISDLGQQFNQNLEQFKQQSNLTSQQKFDQFVQQNNQKLGVQDLKISDLGQQFNQKSQQQEQVNQQSNLKLDQLIGLAALIPANVNNLVTPKLITPAQVQSAAGTAICNSVNGGCLGKGLDGVGNKIGNSLDKAKKDILDKINAAANAAQLALLQKIDLKLGVQIAGGISGKLVDGFKWLKIDRILNTLTFAATVHNATMLSNDLLQTLVGVLTNVLTLIVPKDDAGNTFNVGEAINGTVENAVKGIIGAENYTALSNAWAKANRIYQATTNVLNSFMNLTQTVLQAAEMIAAYTGKIGNALKKGGVVLENAYGWMNPSPKFNRMTQTLENLQQAASTVQMVTQVPLDVINATTELTTASTEFVKAVKEDDKPENKAVAQPEPDKLKADEATAKTASQPNPFDFLDLFDGED, encoded by the coding sequence ATGACATCATGCTCACAAATTAGTGCTGAACTAGCCGCACTCTCAGCGCAAATATCGGCACTGGATGATAAATTCATTCTCAAGACTGAGAAACAAGGAATTATTGATTCCTCAGTCCAGACTTCCAAAGCAGCAATCATTCCCCAAATCCCTAATATTGCAGGTGCAATCGCAGCTACGGTATTTGGGCAGAAAATCAGCCCGTTCAACATTCGATTAGGCAACAATGAAAAGCTGACGGGTGACGCACTTAATAAGGCTAAACAAGGACTTGAAAAAGCATTTCAAGCTGCTGATGCTGCTAAAACTGCTGGTCAAGTCGCCGGGGAAGCTAAGGGGTTAAGTTTATCTGCGCTGGCGAAAATCTTAAGCATAACCTTACAAATTGCTAATATTCTGGCAACTATTGCGACTTTCCTCACCTTGAAAGCAAGGATTGACGCGCTTGAAAATTACACTGATTCTTTAGCAAATCAGATAAGCAAAGCATTTGGGCAAATTCTGACTGCTACATCTAAAGCCAATCAAGCTAATTCTAAAGCTGATGCAAATACAGCCAAAATTTCTAATATAAATGCAACTATTTCAGGGTTAAAGGCGCAAGTATCTAGCGCAATTAATAGCGCCAATAACGCGATCGCAAAAGCTAACCAGTCCATCTCAAAGGCTGACAATGCCCTGAGTACAGCCAATACCGCTAGTAGCAAGGCTGACAATGCCCTGAGTACAGCCAATACCGCTAGTAGCAAGGCTGACAATGCCCTGAGTACAGCCAATACCGCCAGTAGTAAGGCTGACAATGCTCTCGGCACTGCCAATACCGCCAGTAGCAAGGCTGACAATGCCCTTGGCACTGCCAATACCGCCAGTAGTAAGGCTGACAATGCTCTCGGCACTGCCAATACCGCCAGTAGTAAAGCTAACAGCGCTGCTAGCAATGCTTTTGCTTCTCTAACGATGGCTGGCTCCGCCATTGGAATTGCCCAAACTGTGGCGGGAGGATTAAGCGCTTTAACTCAAGAGGTTGGGACTGTTGAGGGTGTCGCTTTAGAAGCCCTGGCGCTAGCAAAGCAAAAGCAGCCCATAACAGATATCAGTCAGCAGTTTGACCAGTTTGTACAGCAGAATAATCAAAAGCTGGGTGTTCAGGACTTAAAAATCTCAGACCTGGGGCAACAATTCAATCAGAACCTTGAACAGTTTAAACAACAAAGCAACCTCACAAGTCAACAAAAGTTTGACCAGTTTGTACAGCAGAATAATCAAAAGCTGGGTGTTCAGGACTTAAAAATCTCAGACCTGGGGCAACAATTCAATCAGAAATCACAGCAACAAGAGCAAGTGAATCAGCAAAGTAATCTGAAATTAGATCAATTGATAGGGCTTGCGGCACTTATCCCAGCCAATGTAAATAATCTGGTAACTCCCAAGCTGATCACTCCGGCTCAGGTGCAATCAGCGGCAGGTACAGCGATTTGCAATAGTGTGAATGGTGGCTGTTTGGGTAAGGGATTAGATGGTGTAGGAAACAAGATAGGCAATTCTCTCGACAAAGCAAAAAAAGACATACTGGACAAAATTAATGCTGCTGCAAATGCCGCACAACTAGCATTACTTCAAAAGATTGACTTGAAATTAGGCGTTCAAATTGCGGGTGGAATTTCAGGGAAGTTAGTAGACGGATTTAAATGGCTCAAAATTGACAGAATATTAAATACCCTTACTTTTGCGGCAACGGTTCACAATGCCACAATGCTGTCTAATGACCTTCTCCAGACTTTGGTCGGAGTATTAACAAATGTATTAACTCTGATAGTTCCCAAGGATGATGCTGGGAACACTTTTAATGTAGGAGAGGCGATAAATGGCACTGTAGAAAATGCTGTTAAGGGAATTATAGGAGCCGAAAACTACACTGCCTTAAGCAATGCCTGGGCTAAGGCAAACCGAATTTATCAAGCTACAACCAATGTGCTTAACAGTTTCATGAACCTTACTCAAACTGTTCTGCAAGCAGCCGAGATGATAGCTGCTTATACAGGAAAGATTGGGAATGCTTTAAAGAAAGGTGGCGTAGTCCTTGAAAACGCCTATGGCTGGATGAATCCAAGCCCTAAGTTCAACCGAATGACGCAAACTTTAGAGAACTTGCAACAGGCGGCATCAACTGTCCAGATGGTGACTCAAGTCCCGCTGGACGTAATCAATGCGACGACGGAGCTAACAACAGCTTCAACTGAATTTGTTAAGGCAGTTAAAGAGGATGACAAGCCAGAAAATAAAGCTGTAGCTCAACCAGAACCAGACAAATTGAAAGCTGATGAGGCGACCGCTAAAACCGCTTCTCAACCCAATCCCTTTGACTTCTTAGACTTATTCGACGGAGAGGATTAA